Part of the Suricata suricatta isolate VVHF042 chromosome 8, meerkat_22Aug2017_6uvM2_HiC, whole genome shotgun sequence genome, cctcccccttcaaccctcagttcctttacagtattcaatagtctctcaggttttgcatccctctctctctctccccaactctttttccctctttccctccctggtcctccattaggtttctcctgttagacctatgagtgcaaacatatggtatctgtctttctctgcctgacttattttgcttagcatgacaccctcgaggtccatccactttgttatacaatgagaaagaatgaaatttacatggcaatgagaaagaatgaaatttagctggaataatttaaattttcacgGAGAACCGTGCTATCTCATGTTACTTATGGCTGAAGTACTTTTAGGAATCTCCAATGAACAGACTGATAACACTGTGTACATTAGGCAGAAATGTCATCTGATGAGACTACCCACAcatggtggtggggagggtgaCATAACCAGATGGCTAAGAATAGTATAGACCTGGGAAATAAACAGGTCAAGATAACTTATACCTCTTTCTGGCTCTGGAAGACAGACATCAGAGTGGAAATGATTCAGAGTTTGATAAcaaattgcttttatatttttcctctgaGGGATTTGAGAGTTTCAGATGGATTTCTCATCATTTCCTAtgatgttttacattttcctgCCGTAGCTAAAATACCGTTCCCTCTCCTTTTAGCTCTGTCTGATCTGGAGCTTGTGGCCCAATcgattatctttatttttgctgGCTATGAGGCCACCAgcacttctctttccttccttgtgtATGAATTGGCCACTCACCCTGATGTCCAGCAGAAGCTGCAGGAGGAGATTGATGTGACTTTCCCCAATAAGGTGAGTGGGTCATATCTGCAGAAGGAATCAGGATGGGCTTGGATATGCCTCAGTAACAAATTAGCCCTCTAATCTAGTGAGTTTTTATAGCAAAGGTTCACTTTTAACTCACATTCGCATATCCAACATGGGTCTTAGTGGAGAATGGGAACTAGTCTCTGCTCCATATAGTTACTTGGGAATACAGGACAATCAGGGCTCCATTTTTAATACCTGTATTAATTGGAACTTGGGGACTTCATGTTGTCTGTGGGAAAATAACTAGAGTTATATACttgcttttcaaatgtttggCTCTGAACTGACATACATCTCTGCAGTTCACAGCCCATTTGCAAAGTTGTTTCCATAGGTTCACATGGGCTGGGAAATATGGGGGTCTATATGGATATTGGATAAGTAGTGAGTGTCTCTACCACAGACTCTAAGAAGTGTCATCTCAAATTATCTCCATGTCACAAGGCAGGACACTGGGCTACAGAGAGACAACATAACTTTCTTATACAATCACATAACTAGTGTTAAAGAAGCCAGGCTAGGAGCCAGAGTGCCAGGATCCTGATTGAACTCTTAACCTCTCCAAAGTTGGCTCCTAAATATAACACCAAGAACCAGGTACATATTGCCCATGCTGTCTCACATCTCTTCCCAAACTGGAATTCCCTATTTGTGAAGAGACCTGGACACTGGGGCTAGAGTAGCTTATTTGGTTAATAGTGAAACCCTGAAGGGACAACTAGGAGACCCTTCTAGTGACAGAGAATGGGGCTGAGAGTAGGGTTCTGATCCCCTTTACAATGTCTCCTACCACTGAAGTTGTTTGCCAACAATTGGCAGCATCCAATCCTACCTACCTCTTGCCATATTTGGATTGAAAGTAACTGGTGTCTCCCCAaattatttgtggtttttataTAATATAGTGTCTCTCTTCacatattgtgtatatatttaaagaactaGGAAGCAGGCTATTTCAACTAGAAAAGTTTATCTGGATAGGGGATTTTTATCTGTTGCatgttctccttccttttttttttttttcaaacttttaaatgtgtatttgtttttttgagagacagaaagtgagcaggagaagggcagagagagaaggagacacagaatctgaagcaggctccaggctctgagttgttggcacagagcccgatgtggggctcaaattcacgaaccgtgagatcatgacctgagctaagtcggcagcttaaccgactgagcacgtTCTCCTTCCTTGGTACAGATGTGTGGCTCCCATTTTGAAGGAAAGAGCGACTTCAACATTTTTCACTTAAGAGTAAGGGTCATCGCGTATCAGTCGCCTTTGTTCACATGACGAAGAAAAACCACACATTATTGTGGGAAGGATTTCCTGTTTAGGAACAGGTCTTGTTTAGGGGAATGTCCCAGTAGTCTCCTCTAGTCATTACTATCGCATACATATCAGGGGGCCATTGAGCAGGTCAAAGGACATGGTAGACATTGGAATGCTCATAAATACCTTTACCAAAATACATGATTCTTAAGGGCTTCTAACAGTTCAGTAGTATTGCATGAACTGAGTTGATGTTGATTCCAAATCCCAATTTATGaaaatctctttctttccttccaggcACCTCCCACTTATGATGCCCTTGTACAGATGGAGTACCTTGACATGGTGTTGAATGAAACTCTCAGATTATACCCAATTGGTGGTAGACTTGAAAGGGTCTGTAAGAAAGATGTGGAAATCAGTGGTGTGTTCATTCCCAAAGGGACAGTGGTGATGGTGCCAACCTATACTCTTCACCGGGACCCGAGTCTCTGGCCAGAGCCTAATGAATTCCATCCTGAAAGGTACAGAGAACCCTGAAAAAGAGAGCCTACCCTCATTTGGGAAGATATTCTGATATTTCTTTGTATAGATGACAAATATGTGTTTGTTCCGttgtttatttgcatatatttttatatttagaagtatttttctaattacaaaatgATGATGTCAAATTTCTACAGATTAtagttgagaaaaaaagaaacttaacatcATCATCGTCCAGTATGTCAAGATTATTAATAATGATATGTTACATCTTTGTGGACATTTTTCCATGCATATACAGATTACTTAGAATGGCTTTATATTTTTTGACTACTTAATGTAACAGTAAACTTAATCAGTAAGTTATATGTAATTTGTGTTTATATGATTATATgcatatatcataatttatttaatcattatcttatttaagaaaatgggactcctttttctttaagtttttctgtCCTCTCCTGTGCTGTGAATTTACTTCCCCTATCCTTACATTCCATGTTTGTAAACCTTGGCTGCCCTTTCAACTAGCCCTAGTGGGAGAGTGGAGCTGAGAGTCCTGATCCCCAGCAGGAGGAGCAGCCTCATTAGGACAGGGGCGCACACAGGTCCTGTGCTTCTGTGGCTGCAGTCCTGCACCAGATCCCACCTCTTTTGATATCTGGGGTTCATCCAAAACAAAGTCATCTGATCTCTAGCCATCTGAGACATCTTCCTTGGAGGTATCTTGAGCTTTCTCTCTGGGAATCCAGAGGAGAATCTGGCTTTGGGCACAGCTTGAATTCTGTGAAGAgttggttcttttttgtttgttgttgtggTGAGAAAAATTTGGAGTAAACTTTGTAGGGATCTAGACTTTTAGCCCCTCAGTCTAAGCTCCCTGATGGCAGGGCCCTTGTCTTATTGCAAGGTGTCCCTAGTGCTAGCATTGTGTCTAAACTTTACTTGTTGAAGGAAGTCAGAATTGACTAAGCTGTCTGTTTTCTCCACCAAGGGACCTGGTGGTTCCCACAAGCTCAGAAGTCCCCAATCCTGTAGTTTCTCGAACAGAAACCAGAGATTCCTCGTACTTCTCTGTGATTCATGTTTTTATGTTTCGCTAACTTGCTTCAACTTGATTTGTGGAACCAGGTTCAACAAGAAGAACAAGGACAGCATAAATCCTTATATATACCTGCCTTTTGGAACTGGACCCCGAAACTGCATTGGCATGAGGTTCGCGGTCATGAACATGAAATTTGCTATTGTTAGACTCTTGCAGAACTTCTCCTTCAAGCCTTGTAAAGAAACACAGGTCAGACAGAGAACTTTCTGCATAAAGaatgttttactgattttttaaaactaagggatacagaaaagatgtgtgtgtgtgtgtgtgcgcgtgcgcacatgcgcgtgcacacatgcatgtgtgctccTTTATCCTTAATTTGTTCTAATGGCCAGTTCTGTGACAGATCCATCTGTGACCTTTAAGGTTCCTACAGCTCTGAGTGCCACATTGATGGGTTATTAACACTCAAAGATAAGGACTATCTAGGGTCAGTGAAGTTAGTGTGACCTGATTATGCACGGACCTCTGAACTTGAGGCATGTTGTTGGTttttacctctattttttttgtttatttatttttaaatttacatctaagttagttagcatatagtgcaataatggtttcaggagtagaatccagagATTCATCCTTTATGTATAACCCTCAGCGTTCATCCCAACAGgagtcttccttaatgccccttacccatttagcccacccccccacacacaactcCCCCAgaaatcctcagtttgttctctgtatttaggaatctcttatgttttgtccctctccctgttatgttatttttgcttcccttcccttatgttcatctgttttgtgtcttaaattccacatatgagtgaagtatatgatatttgtctttctctgactaattttccttagcataatacccagaACTAGAGCAatgttttaactttcttttaagtTCACTGAAAGGAAGGGAACATGTAGTGCACAGTAATGATGTGCAGTGATTATCACAATATGAGTTTTGAACAATGCTGTTCTCCACCACAACTTACAGATGCTTTCATAACCATGGTTCTCAACCCCTCCTTGTACATTGCAACCAGTAGGATCTTTTAACAATCCTGAGGCCCATGCCAtatcagaaattataaaataattcaccCATAGTGGGTTTTAATTGCCCATTGATTCTCATGTGCAAGCGAGGTTGAGAATCACGGGTGTGAAGCATGTCTGACAGATGTGAAGGACTCCCATGGTCCTGGCCAGCCTGGATACTTGGCATCACATTCCACGAGCCCTGTCCCCATTCAGCTTTGCTCCATTTCTAGTCAATATGCcatcatgaatggatatttccACTGGAAGAGGTGACAGGATATTTAGCATTGATCATGGCCATACAATAAAATGTGTAATATCCATTCAAGGTGATCTTGCAAGCTTCAACATATACAAAAGTTACTgtatcattttcaaatgtttaccaTAATTGCTAAGAACCTGACACTCAATAGATATTCTTTTGAATGAACGATTGATAAATGTTTCCACATTCTGGTCTTGACGGCTTACAAAGTTTAAGGAATATGAGATATATGAATCCAGAAGTAGTATTTATATGTCTGTGAATTATTATTGTTCTTCATGTATCTGGCTGCTTTGCTTCTGTTGCCAGTAGAATTTCATTTGTTGGTTTTCATATGCTTTATTAACTTTTGCAGATCCCCCTGAAATTAACCGCTCAAGCTCTTATTCAACCAGAAAAACCCATTGTTCTCAAGGTTGAGCTGAGAGATGGGAGTGTGAATGGAGCCTGACTTTCCCTAAGGACTTCCCTTTCATTCTTCAAGAAGCGTGTCCCAGAATACCAGAGACTTCAACTTACTTTGTGAGTAAGCCCCAGAAATGAAGGTGGACTTCATGTACTGCTCATGTTGGGTAGGGATTATGTAGCTTTCTGTGTTTGTGTAGAGCATTATATATTGTGGAGAGTAAAAGAGGTG contains:
- the LOC115297551 gene encoding cytochrome P450 3A19-like produces the protein MLLLLEARCRPSQTSADSQPPARIAIACAAGGKVQALKDTAADSQPPAGIQITVGGESNISWRRLGFALLLPEALGAAGNELLSPAAGKCAPASTTTNFLLGSKQIIIVPGKFCIFTGFPLLFFFTVIFPFLTPVFEILNIWMFPKRVTEFFTKSVTRMKESRLKDKQKHRVDLLQLMINSQNSEEIDTHKALSDLELVAQSIIFIFAGYEATSTSLSFLVYELATHPDVQQKLQEEIDVTFPNKAPPTYDALVQMEYLDMVLNETLRLYPIGGRLERVCKKDVEISGVFIPKGTVVMVPTYTLHRDPSLWPEPNEFHPERFNKKNKDSINPYIYLPFGTGPRNCIGMRFAVMNMKFAIVRLLQNFSFKPCKETQIPLKLTAQALIQPEKPIVLKVELRDGSVNGA